The Oxobacter pfennigii genome has a window encoding:
- a CDS encoding corrinoid protein — protein sequence MSKIDEIKAGVAAGKTKVVPGLVQEALNEGLEATAILEAMVAAMGVVGDKFSSGEIFVPEMLVAGKAMQKGVEVLKPVLASAGSVSLGKCVIGTVSGDLHDIGKNLVALMIGSAGFDVIDLGVDVPKEKFIETIKANPDVKVVACSALLTTTMPAMKETVEAIKSSGLTGFKVIVGGAPITPEFASSIGADAYARDAGGAAVKAKELV from the coding sequence GTGTCAAAAATTGATGAAATCAAAGCTGGCGTAGCAGCCGGTAAGACTAAGGTGGTTCCTGGCTTGGTACAGGAAGCATTAAATGAAGGACTTGAGGCAACTGCCATACTCGAAGCTATGGTTGCCGCAATGGGAGTAGTTGGTGACAAGTTCTCATCAGGAGAAATATTTGTTCCTGAAATGCTTGTTGCAGGAAAAGCTATGCAAAAAGGCGTAGAAGTTCTTAAACCCGTTCTTGCAAGTGCAGGTTCAGTTTCCCTTGGAAAATGTGTAATCGGAACTGTTTCAGGAGACCTTCATGACATCGGTAAGAACCTTGTTGCTCTTATGATAGGCAGCGCAGGCTTCGATGTTATCGATCTCGGCGTTGACGTTCCAAAAGAAAAATTCATCGAAACAATAAAAGCAAATCCTGATGTTAAAGTTGTTGCTTGCTCAGCACTTTTAACAACAACTATGCCGGCTATGAAAGAAACTGTAGAAGCTATAAAATCAAGCGGCTTGACCGGATTCAAGGTTATAGTAGGCGGAGCACCTATCACTCCTGAATTCGCATCCTCAATCGGAGCTGACGCCTATGCCCGTGACGCAGGCGGAGCTGCTGTTAAAGCTAAGGAATTAGTATAA
- a CDS encoding HAD-IA family hydrolase, which yields MKYQLLLFDLGGVLAEVSHIPEFLSLIGWSEKAEEFWKKWVSSQYSKDFESGKMDTAVFAETIIREFNLPVDSPFLISCFGKFIKGFYPNALEVLCSIPSAYRKAILSNTNPIHWDMVSGELYGKSGIGDYFLSFETGFLKPDKEAYLDVIEKTGCNPGEILFFDDNDKNIEAAKALGINAVKVTSPAELKKALIEHGIL from the coding sequence ATGAAATATCAGCTTCTTTTATTTGATTTGGGAGGAGTACTAGCTGAAGTTTCTCATATTCCCGAATTCTTGTCCTTAATAGGCTGGAGTGAGAAAGCTGAAGAGTTCTGGAAAAAATGGGTTTCTTCCCAATATTCAAAGGATTTTGAATCAGGGAAAATGGACACTGCTGTCTTTGCAGAAACTATAATAAGAGAATTCAATCTGCCAGTAGATTCACCTTTTTTGATTTCTTGCTTTGGCAAATTCATAAAGGGCTTTTATCCTAATGCCCTTGAAGTATTATGTTCCATACCATCCGCTTACAGAAAAGCAATATTGTCTAATACCAACCCAATCCACTGGGATATGGTATCAGGTGAGTTATATGGAAAAAGCGGTATAGGCGATTATTTCCTGTCCTTTGAAACGGGTTTTTTAAAGCCGGACAAAGAAGCCTATCTTGACGTAATTGAGAAGACAGGCTGTAACCCAGGTGAAATATTATTTTTTGACGATAATGATAAAAATATTGAAGCTGCAAAAGCTCTTGGAATTAATGCTGTTAAAGTAACAAGCCCAGCTGAATTAAAAAAGGCATTAATTGAACACGGTATATTGTAA